In the genome of Drosophila subpulchrella strain 33 F10 #4 breed RU33 chromosome 2L, RU_Dsub_v1.1 Primary Assembly, whole genome shotgun sequence, one region contains:
- the LOC119546154 gene encoding kynurenine formamidase has protein sequence MYNPKSKNLDIEYFPSYHTTRFQDQPEPNVAVLEHFIRLTKQHERDLTTKQGISVDHMRYGGGRRLVDVFYNEKTPNQAPLFVFVHGGYWQELDLSTSCSIVGPLVRRGYRVAVMDYNLCPSVSLETLIKQFTDFLNWIFDYAEMTNVLEITFAGHSAGAHLLAQILKHQDMINPQRSKMVWALVFLCGVYDLRELYTIESVNPNNILGLNQRNVEAVSPMLWEYTDVSIWSSTKIYVVAAEHDSTTFIEQSRRFSDVLKRSGFKSSFKIFQKYDHFDIIEETAIDESDISKFLRNIRIE, from the exons ATGTACAATCCGAAGAGCAAAAACCTTGACATCGAATACTTCCCGAGCTATCATACCACACGGTTTCAAGACCAACCGGAGCCGAATGTTGCCGTTCTGGAGCACTTTATCCGGCTAACCAAGCAAC ATGAAAGGGACTTAACCACGAAGCAAGGCATCAGTGTGGACCACATGCGCTATGGAGGAGGTCGTCGGCTGGTGGATGTGTTCTACAACGAAAAGACGCCCAATCAGGCGCCGCTCTTCGTCTTCGTCCACGGCGGCTACTGGCAGGAATTGGACTTGAGCACGTCCTGCTCCATCGTGGGTCCTCTGGTGCGGCGTGGCTACCGCGTGGCCGTCATGGACTACAACCTGTGCCCATCCGTCAGCCTGGAGACGCTGATAAAGCAGTTCACCGACTTCCTCAACTGGATCTTTGACTACGCCGAAATGACCAATGTGCTGGAGATCACCTTTGCCGGTCATTCGGCCGGTGCCCACTTGCTGGCCCAGATCCTGAAGCACCAAGACATGATCAACCCGCAGAGGAGCAAGATGGTCTGGGCCTTGGTCTTCCTCTGCGGCGTTTACGATCTGCGGGAGCTGTACACCATCGAATCGGTGAATCCGAACAATATTCTGGGACTCAACCAGCGGAATGTGGAGGCCGTGTCGCCCATGCTGTGGGAGTACACCGATGTGTCCATTTGGAGCTCCACCAAGATCTACGTGGTGGCCGCTGAGCACGACAGTACCACGTTCATCGAGCAGAGTCGCCGCTTTTCAGACGTGCTAAAAAGGAGCGGATTCAAGTCCAGCTTTAAGATCTTTCAAAAGTACGACCACTTCGATATTATCGAAGAGACGGCCATCGACGAATCGGACATATCCAAGTTCCTGCGGAACATCCGAATTGAATAA
- the LOC119546152 gene encoding daxx-like protein isoform X2: MSASVVCVDLSSESDEESNNGAKRRRLEDPLRQLASCGPRQILPAKLMNIPKASLGSVVTVPGVGAGPARVFPMPADPLRSMHIPSGITVTKHQKSILTTNGNLTISLAEPNNNNKNSNNNNNNNNTNSYNNNVKQVKMGTVQKVAWSVSSKAPSPNALITPVPSHQVRVTPGNQIRVTAGAKVIQSPIRVLPMTRPPFVIGQPQRQQQLQPPPPQQKPIIVGVTKPKAPMGQMLHQQQQQQKTLQGQVQQRIIAGQQQQRPSLGQLQQQQVQQQQPPRSLATPMQQQPKPLQSQPKPLAKPLQQPVPQKLTVVGQLQQQPKAMVGQQLQQPPKAIVGQQLQQTPKAIVGQQLQQQPKAIVGQQLQKAPPSQILPQKITTVQLPQQKTSLGSVPQKQKPQKTPVGQLQLQQQQIAFLQLQQQRISIGQLQQQQGAMMGQFQQQQVPQKSILGLIQQQQKVLFGQPQVPKAPMGLMRPQLQPQLLQQNPLTTTPRQQSPKAQMAQQLMNSVISQQGPAQQPSLPVVNQITHKSMTIQKLPMLQRAPTVTKVPPKQIFPQQLFPRQIFPQQTPPPAHLLQKQPPPHAPMQTPPFAHRPAMTRPATVAKITPVPPNSRAVFQVKAQSAGVVNAAAAIMSAARTLPFRSSSHKPATLPLHPTHLQGFTTSATPPQRLLATPPHCAAALNEPLLLNLPPTTSITPQLTPTTTPPPAGTPAAVQQHQLAKAAAFKLNSLPGASISPVTKTPASTPKRIQPITVLKKSDEEWRRYILEQQQQQQKQRGQLQPTSTPTIVLVESPPTTPPTDKPETERSTNAKEKTPTIKTITLDKKSNNLKRPASVTPSMRQCVNVIPEIVDLDELPESPPEKRRREESFPMKTVQEAAPPALAPFTTEYAALIKLCREVDPSEDMERLANGKLTRYYYSAPDSFVMSRGFRHLLEMTMARIRSQPDVVYVHLKNVVDELMAQMVVNEVPRGKAVPSAWESPHSRSFMPKEQQPWGRERQQEQTPVWVDDQEELEEEPDSPTTDKRLNERIRQLNRTLYTITKRIKMLEDADVDLNDDDSSYLQVERFKKRACQIYEKICDLAGESKRASRKLKPPIQFKDTAYPHFNRTLSAFVNRMREFPDYHDVLQILEHCNKEKQLGLANFEMKRIAYDAFAKVGKLLQSRRKTDLYETVTHFTANVKDPASSDPVLLAKLKENNKKHKKISDVLEKYAREQDLNAEERQEARLKEKKLKQEKAEKEAAKLAALAVDDDQPCTSAQAAAKSAAIAALMKSSSARGNGNETKRSINLKLLKLDDEDEDSEEEDDDSEDEDDVDKFVDNFKTNGEVSDADSEAEEETSPKKDPLAPAEEEDVIDITRAETGSKIDVAPPNGKLKIMSVSSLNANFVRVQNPHTNPNPLPSAKPVIADQIVISDEES; the protein is encoded by the exons ATGTCTGCGTCTGTGGTTTGCGTTGACTTGAGTTCGGAATCCGATGAAGAG TCGAATAATGGAGCCAAACGAAGACGACTCGAGGATCCCCTGCGACAACTGGCTTCATGCGGCCCCAGACAAATTTTGCCCGCCAAACTTATGAACATACCAAAGGCATCCCTGGGATCCGTGGTGACAGTACCTGGAGTGGGAGCAggacctgcaagggtatttcCAATGCCAGCGGATCCCCTCCGATCCATGCACATCCCCAGTGGCATCACAGTTACCAAACACCAGAAGAGCATCCTCACCACAAATGGAAATCTGACCATTTCCCTGGCAGAGcccaacaacaataacaaaaacagcaataataataataataataacaacacCAACAGCTACAACAACAATGTGAAGCAGGTGAAGATGGGCACCGTCCAGAAAGTGGCCTGGTCGGTGAGCAGCAAAGCGCCCAGTCCCAATGCCCTGATAACCCCAGTGCCCAGTCACCAGGTGAGGGTGACGCCTGGCAACCAAATACGGGTGACAGCCGGAGCCAAAGTCATCCAGTCGCCCATCCGAGTGTTGCCGATGACACGCCCGCCGTTTGTAATAGGTCAGCCCCAGCGACAGCAACAGCTGCAGCCGCCGCCCCCGCAGCAGAAGCCAATAATTGTAGGTGTAACCAAGCCAAAAGCTCCAATGGGACAAATGTTGcaccaacaacagcagcagcagaagacGCTACAAGGGCAAGTGCAACAGAGGATTATTGCaggacagcagcaacagaggCCTTCGCTGGGTCAActgcagcaacagcaagtgcaacagcagcagccacctAGATCCTTGGCTACTCCGATGCAACAGCAACCGAAACCACTTCAATCACAGCCAAAGCCGCTGGCGAAACCGCTCCAACAGCCAGTGCCACAGAAATTAACGGTCGTGGGACAGCTACAACAGCAACCAAAGGCCATGGTGGGACAACAGCTGCAGCAGCCACCGAAGGCCATCGTGGGACAACAGCTGCAGCAGACACCGAAGGCCATCGTGGGACAACAGCTACAGCAGCAACCAAAG GCCATCGTGGGACAACAGCTACAGAAAGCGCCCCCGTCGCAGATACTGCCACAAAAGATAACCACAGTACAACTTCCACAACAGAAGACTTCCCTTGGGTCAGTCCCTCAAAAGCAAAAGCCACAAAAGACGCCCGTGGGTCAACTTCAactgcaacaacagcaaataGCCTtcctgcaactgcaacagcaacgAATATCCATAGGacaactgcaacagcaacagggAGCCATGATGGGTCAGTTCCAACAGCAACAGGTGCCACAGAAGTCGATCCTGGGACTaatacagcagcaacaaaaggTTCTTTTTGGTCAGCCGCAGGTTCCGAAGGCACCGATGGGTCTGATGCGGCCTCAGCTTCAGCCACAGCTCCTGCAACAAAATCCTTTGACGACGACCCCACGCCAGCAGTCACCAAAGGCACAGATGGCCCAACAACTAATGAATTCTGTGATAAGCCAACAAGGTCCAGCTCAGCAACCGTCGTTGCCCGTGGTCAACCAAATCACACACAAATCAATGACGATTCAGAAGCTACCCATGTTGCAGAGGGCGCCCACGGTGACGAAGGTACCTCCCAAGCAGATATTCCCCCAGCAGTTATTCCCCCGGCAGATATTCCCTCAGCAGACGCCACCACCCGCTCATCTATTGCAAAAGCAACCACCGCCACATGCGCCAATGCAAACTCCTCCCTTTGCACACCGACCAGCGATGACTCGACCTGCGACAGTGGCCAAGATCACGCCGGTGCCTCCCAACAGCAGAGCAGTCTTTCAGGTGAAAGCTCAGTCTGCTGGCGTAGTCAACGCCGCAGCCGCCATCATGAGTGCTGCTCGTACTTTGCCCTTCAGAAGCTCATCCCACAAGCCAGCCACTCTGCCACTACATCCCACGCATCTCCAGGGATTCACAACCAGTGCCACTCCCCCGCAGCGTCTTCTGGCCACTCCGCCGCATTGTGCGGCCGCCCTGAATGAGCCGCTGCTGCTCAACCTACCGCCCACCACCAGCATTACGCCACAACTAACGCCCACGACAACTCCACCGCCAGCTGGAACTCCGGCGGCAGTGCAGCAACACCAGCTAGCCAAGGCGGCAGCCTTCAAATTGAACTCCCTGCCCGGGGCGAGCATTTCTCCAGTGACCAAGACTCCAGCTAGCACCCCCAAACGCATCCAGCCCATCACAGTGCTCAAGAAATCCGACGAGGAATGGCGGAGGTATATTCTcgagcaacagcagcagcagcaaaagcagcGCGGTCAATTGCAGCCCACCTCGACGCCAACAATTGTGCTCGTGGAGTCCCCGCCCACTACGCCGCCCACGGACAAACCGGAAACGGAGCGCAGTACAAATGCCAAGGAGAAAACCCCGACGATCAAGACGATTACATTAGATAAGAAATCCAATAACCTGAAAAGACCTGCTTCGGTAACTCCTTCCATGAGGCAGTGTGTAAATGTTATTCCAGAAATAGTGGATTTAGATGAATTACCCGAGTCCCCGCCAGAAAAGCGAAGGAGGGAGGAGTCTTTTCCAATGAAGACAGTCCAGGAAGCTGCGCCGCCAGCTTTAGCCCCCTTTACAACAGAGTATGCGGCTCTTATTAAGTTGTGTCGCGAGGTGGACCCATCGGAAGACATGGAGCGCCTGGCTAATGGAAAATTGACAAGGTATTACTATAGTGCGCCCGACAGCTTCGTGATGTCGCGTGGCTTTCGGCATTTGCTCGAAATGACCATGGCACGGATCCGAAGCCAGCCGGACGTGGTGTACGTACACCTCAAGAACGTGGTGGATGAGCTGATGGCGCAAATGGTTGTTAATGAAGTTCCGAGAGGAAAGGCAGTACCGTCCGCATGGGAATCCCCACATTCAAGATCATTCATGCCGAAGGAGCAGCAGCCATGGGGAAGAGAGCGGCAACAGGAGCAGACTCCGGTGTGGGTAGACGATCAGGAGGAGCTGGAAGAGGAACCCGATTCGCCCACTACCGACAAACGTTTGAATGAACGCATCCGACAGTTGAATCGCACGCTGTACACAATCACCAAGCGGATAAAGATGCTGGAGGACGCCGATGTGGACTTGAACGACGACGACTCCAGCTATCTTCAGGTGGAGCGTTTCAAGAAGCGCGCCTGCCAAATATACGAGAAAATCTGTGATCTAGCCGGCGAGAGCAAAAGAGCCAGTCGCAAGCTGAAGCCGCCCATCCAATTCAAGGATACGGCCTACCCGCACTTCAATCGCACGCTGTCGGCCTTTGTCAACAGGATGCGAGAGTTTCCCGATTACCATGACGTGCTCCAGATTCTGGAACACTGCAATAAGGAGAAGCAACTCGGACTGGCCAACTTCGAGATGAAGAGAATAG CCTACGATGCCTTTGCGAAGGTTGGCAAACTGCTGCAATCGCGTCGGAAGACTGATCTTTACGAAACCGTAACCCACTTCACGGCAAATGTCAAGGATCCGGCATCCAGCGATCCCGTGCTGCTCGCGAAGTTGAAGGAGaacaacaaaaaacacaaGAAAATAAGTGATGTTCTGGAAAA GTATGCCCGCGAGCAGGATCTCAATGCGGAGGAGCGTCAGGAGGCGCGGCTGAAGGAGAAAAAACTGAAGCAAGAAAAGGCAGAGAAGGAGGCCGCCAAGCTGGCTGCTTTGGCGGTAGACGACGACCAGCCCTGCACAAGTGCCCAGGCAGCAGCTAAATCCGCCGCCATCGCCGCCTTGATGAAAAGTTCATCAGCTCGTGGAAACGGAAACGAAACAAAACGTTCCATTAATCTGAAGCTCCTAAAACTCGACGACGAGGATGAGGACTCGGAGGAGGAAGATGACGATTCGGAGGACGAGGATGATGTGGACAAGTTTGTGGACAACTTCAAGACCAACGGCGAAGTGAGTGATGCCGACTCCGAGGCGGAAGAAGAAACATCACCAAAGAAAGATCCGTTGGCGCCCGCCGAGGAGGAGGATGTGATAGATATAACGAGAGCCGAGACTGGCAGTAAGATTGACGTAGCCCCGCCCAACGGCAAGCTGAAGATTATGTCAGTCTCTAGTCTGAACGCCAACTTCGTCCGCGTGCAAAATCCGCACACAAACCCCAATCCCTTGCCGAGTGCCAAGCCTGTAATCGCAGACCAGATTGTCATTTCGGATGAGGAGTCATAG
- the LOC119546152 gene encoding daxx-like protein isoform X1, giving the protein MSASVVCVDLSSESDEESNNGAKRRRLEDPLRQLASCGPRQILPAKLMNIPKASLGSVVTVPGVGAGPARVFPMPADPLRSMHIPSGITVTKHQKSILTTNGNLTISLAEPNNNNKNSNNNNNNNNTNSYNNNVKQVKMGTVQKVAWSVSSKAPSPNALITPVPSHQVRVTPGNQIRVTAGAKVIQSPIRVLPMTRPPFVIGQPQRQQQLQPPPPQQKPIIVGVTKPKAPMGQMLHQQQQQQKTLQGQVQQRIIAGQQQQRPSLGQLQQQQVQQQQPPRSLATPMQQQPKPLQSQPKPLAKPLQQPVPQKLTVVGQLQQQPKAMVGQQLQQPPKAIVGQQLQQTPKAIVGQQLQQQPKATMGQQLQQQPKASVGQQLQQPPKAIVGQQLQQQPKAIVGQQLLQQPKAIMGQQLQQQPKAIVGQQLLQQPKAIVGQPVQQQPKAIVGQQLQKAPPSQILPQKITTVQLPQQKTSLGSVPQKQKPQKTPVGQLQLQQQQIAFLQLQQQRISIGQLQQQQGAMMGQFQQQQVPQKSILGLIQQQQKVLFGQPQVPKAPMGLMRPQLQPQLLQQNPLTTTPRQQSPKAQMAQQLMNSVISQQGPAQQPSLPVVNQITHKSMTIQKLPMLQRAPTVTKVPPKQIFPQQLFPRQIFPQQTPPPAHLLQKQPPPHAPMQTPPFAHRPAMTRPATVAKITPVPPNSRAVFQVKAQSAGVVNAAAAIMSAARTLPFRSSSHKPATLPLHPTHLQGFTTSATPPQRLLATPPHCAAALNEPLLLNLPPTTSITPQLTPTTTPPPAGTPAAVQQHQLAKAAAFKLNSLPGASISPVTKTPASTPKRIQPITVLKKSDEEWRRYILEQQQQQQKQRGQLQPTSTPTIVLVESPPTTPPTDKPETERSTNAKEKTPTIKTITLDKKSNNLKRPASVTPSMRQCVNVIPEIVDLDELPESPPEKRRREESFPMKTVQEAAPPALAPFTTEYAALIKLCREVDPSEDMERLANGKLTRYYYSAPDSFVMSRGFRHLLEMTMARIRSQPDVVYVHLKNVVDELMAQMVVNEVPRGKAVPSAWESPHSRSFMPKEQQPWGRERQQEQTPVWVDDQEELEEEPDSPTTDKRLNERIRQLNRTLYTITKRIKMLEDADVDLNDDDSSYLQVERFKKRACQIYEKICDLAGESKRASRKLKPPIQFKDTAYPHFNRTLSAFVNRMREFPDYHDVLQILEHCNKEKQLGLANFEMKRIAYDAFAKVGKLLQSRRKTDLYETVTHFTANVKDPASSDPVLLAKLKENNKKHKKISDVLEKYAREQDLNAEERQEARLKEKKLKQEKAEKEAAKLAALAVDDDQPCTSAQAAAKSAAIAALMKSSSARGNGNETKRSINLKLLKLDDEDEDSEEEDDDSEDEDDVDKFVDNFKTNGEVSDADSEAEEETSPKKDPLAPAEEEDVIDITRAETGSKIDVAPPNGKLKIMSVSSLNANFVRVQNPHTNPNPLPSAKPVIADQIVISDEES; this is encoded by the exons ATGTCTGCGTCTGTGGTTTGCGTTGACTTGAGTTCGGAATCCGATGAAGAG TCGAATAATGGAGCCAAACGAAGACGACTCGAGGATCCCCTGCGACAACTGGCTTCATGCGGCCCCAGACAAATTTTGCCCGCCAAACTTATGAACATACCAAAGGCATCCCTGGGATCCGTGGTGACAGTACCTGGAGTGGGAGCAggacctgcaagggtatttcCAATGCCAGCGGATCCCCTCCGATCCATGCACATCCCCAGTGGCATCACAGTTACCAAACACCAGAAGAGCATCCTCACCACAAATGGAAATCTGACCATTTCCCTGGCAGAGcccaacaacaataacaaaaacagcaataataataataataataacaacacCAACAGCTACAACAACAATGTGAAGCAGGTGAAGATGGGCACCGTCCAGAAAGTGGCCTGGTCGGTGAGCAGCAAAGCGCCCAGTCCCAATGCCCTGATAACCCCAGTGCCCAGTCACCAGGTGAGGGTGACGCCTGGCAACCAAATACGGGTGACAGCCGGAGCCAAAGTCATCCAGTCGCCCATCCGAGTGTTGCCGATGACACGCCCGCCGTTTGTAATAGGTCAGCCCCAGCGACAGCAACAGCTGCAGCCGCCGCCCCCGCAGCAGAAGCCAATAATTGTAGGTGTAACCAAGCCAAAAGCTCCAATGGGACAAATGTTGcaccaacaacagcagcagcagaagacGCTACAAGGGCAAGTGCAACAGAGGATTATTGCaggacagcagcaacagaggCCTTCGCTGGGTCAActgcagcaacagcaagtgcaacagcagcagccacctAGATCCTTGGCTACTCCGATGCAACAGCAACCGAAACCACTTCAATCACAGCCAAAGCCGCTGGCGAAACCGCTCCAACAGCCAGTGCCACAGAAATTAACGGTCGTGGGACAGCTACAACAGCAACCAAAGGCCATGGTGGGACAACAGCTGCAGCAGCCACCGAAGGCCATCGTGGGACAACAGCTGCAGCAGACACCGAAGGCCATCGTGGGACAACAGCTACAGCAGCAACCAAAGGCCACCATGGGACAACAGCTACAGCAGCAACCAAAGGCCAGCGTGGGACAACAGCTGCAGCAGCCACCGAAGGCCATCGTGGGACAACAGCTACAGCAGCAACCAAAGGCCATTGTGGGACAACAGTTACTGCAGCAACCAAAGGCCATCATGGGACAACAGCTACAGCAGCAACCAAAGGCCATTGTGGGACAACAGCTACTGCAGCAACCAAAGGCGATCGTGGGACAACCTGTACAGCAGCAACCAAAGGCCATCGTGGGACAACAGCTACAGAAAGCGCCCCCGTCGCAGATACTGCCACAAAAGATAACCACAGTACAACTTCCACAACAGAAGACTTCCCTTGGGTCAGTCCCTCAAAAGCAAAAGCCACAAAAGACGCCCGTGGGTCAACTTCAactgcaacaacagcaaataGCCTtcctgcaactgcaacagcaacgAATATCCATAGGacaactgcaacagcaacagggAGCCATGATGGGTCAGTTCCAACAGCAACAGGTGCCACAGAAGTCGATCCTGGGACTaatacagcagcaacaaaaggTTCTTTTTGGTCAGCCGCAGGTTCCGAAGGCACCGATGGGTCTGATGCGGCCTCAGCTTCAGCCACAGCTCCTGCAACAAAATCCTTTGACGACGACCCCACGCCAGCAGTCACCAAAGGCACAGATGGCCCAACAACTAATGAATTCTGTGATAAGCCAACAAGGTCCAGCTCAGCAACCGTCGTTGCCCGTGGTCAACCAAATCACACACAAATCAATGACGATTCAGAAGCTACCCATGTTGCAGAGGGCGCCCACGGTGACGAAGGTACCTCCCAAGCAGATATTCCCCCAGCAGTTATTCCCCCGGCAGATATTCCCTCAGCAGACGCCACCACCCGCTCATCTATTGCAAAAGCAACCACCGCCACATGCGCCAATGCAAACTCCTCCCTTTGCACACCGACCAGCGATGACTCGACCTGCGACAGTGGCCAAGATCACGCCGGTGCCTCCCAACAGCAGAGCAGTCTTTCAGGTGAAAGCTCAGTCTGCTGGCGTAGTCAACGCCGCAGCCGCCATCATGAGTGCTGCTCGTACTTTGCCCTTCAGAAGCTCATCCCACAAGCCAGCCACTCTGCCACTACATCCCACGCATCTCCAGGGATTCACAACCAGTGCCACTCCCCCGCAGCGTCTTCTGGCCACTCCGCCGCATTGTGCGGCCGCCCTGAATGAGCCGCTGCTGCTCAACCTACCGCCCACCACCAGCATTACGCCACAACTAACGCCCACGACAACTCCACCGCCAGCTGGAACTCCGGCGGCAGTGCAGCAACACCAGCTAGCCAAGGCGGCAGCCTTCAAATTGAACTCCCTGCCCGGGGCGAGCATTTCTCCAGTGACCAAGACTCCAGCTAGCACCCCCAAACGCATCCAGCCCATCACAGTGCTCAAGAAATCCGACGAGGAATGGCGGAGGTATATTCTcgagcaacagcagcagcagcaaaagcagcGCGGTCAATTGCAGCCCACCTCGACGCCAACAATTGTGCTCGTGGAGTCCCCGCCCACTACGCCGCCCACGGACAAACCGGAAACGGAGCGCAGTACAAATGCCAAGGAGAAAACCCCGACGATCAAGACGATTACATTAGATAAGAAATCCAATAACCTGAAAAGACCTGCTTCGGTAACTCCTTCCATGAGGCAGTGTGTAAATGTTATTCCAGAAATAGTGGATTTAGATGAATTACCCGAGTCCCCGCCAGAAAAGCGAAGGAGGGAGGAGTCTTTTCCAATGAAGACAGTCCAGGAAGCTGCGCCGCCAGCTTTAGCCCCCTTTACAACAGAGTATGCGGCTCTTATTAAGTTGTGTCGCGAGGTGGACCCATCGGAAGACATGGAGCGCCTGGCTAATGGAAAATTGACAAGGTATTACTATAGTGCGCCCGACAGCTTCGTGATGTCGCGTGGCTTTCGGCATTTGCTCGAAATGACCATGGCACGGATCCGAAGCCAGCCGGACGTGGTGTACGTACACCTCAAGAACGTGGTGGATGAGCTGATGGCGCAAATGGTTGTTAATGAAGTTCCGAGAGGAAAGGCAGTACCGTCCGCATGGGAATCCCCACATTCAAGATCATTCATGCCGAAGGAGCAGCAGCCATGGGGAAGAGAGCGGCAACAGGAGCAGACTCCGGTGTGGGTAGACGATCAGGAGGAGCTGGAAGAGGAACCCGATTCGCCCACTACCGACAAACGTTTGAATGAACGCATCCGACAGTTGAATCGCACGCTGTACACAATCACCAAGCGGATAAAGATGCTGGAGGACGCCGATGTGGACTTGAACGACGACGACTCCAGCTATCTTCAGGTGGAGCGTTTCAAGAAGCGCGCCTGCCAAATATACGAGAAAATCTGTGATCTAGCCGGCGAGAGCAAAAGAGCCAGTCGCAAGCTGAAGCCGCCCATCCAATTCAAGGATACGGCCTACCCGCACTTCAATCGCACGCTGTCGGCCTTTGTCAACAGGATGCGAGAGTTTCCCGATTACCATGACGTGCTCCAGATTCTGGAACACTGCAATAAGGAGAAGCAACTCGGACTGGCCAACTTCGAGATGAAGAGAATAG CCTACGATGCCTTTGCGAAGGTTGGCAAACTGCTGCAATCGCGTCGGAAGACTGATCTTTACGAAACCGTAACCCACTTCACGGCAAATGTCAAGGATCCGGCATCCAGCGATCCCGTGCTGCTCGCGAAGTTGAAGGAGaacaacaaaaaacacaaGAAAATAAGTGATGTTCTGGAAAA GTATGCCCGCGAGCAGGATCTCAATGCGGAGGAGCGTCAGGAGGCGCGGCTGAAGGAGAAAAAACTGAAGCAAGAAAAGGCAGAGAAGGAGGCCGCCAAGCTGGCTGCTTTGGCGGTAGACGACGACCAGCCCTGCACAAGTGCCCAGGCAGCAGCTAAATCCGCCGCCATCGCCGCCTTGATGAAAAGTTCATCAGCTCGTGGAAACGGAAACGAAACAAAACGTTCCATTAATCTGAAGCTCCTAAAACTCGACGACGAGGATGAGGACTCGGAGGAGGAAGATGACGATTCGGAGGACGAGGATGATGTGGACAAGTTTGTGGACAACTTCAAGACCAACGGCGAAGTGAGTGATGCCGACTCCGAGGCGGAAGAAGAAACATCACCAAAGAAAGATCCGTTGGCGCCCGCCGAGGAGGAGGATGTGATAGATATAACGAGAGCCGAGACTGGCAGTAAGATTGACGTAGCCCCGCCCAACGGCAAGCTGAAGATTATGTCAGTCTCTAGTCTGAACGCCAACTTCGTCCGCGTGCAAAATCCGCACACAAACCCCAATCCCTTGCCGAGTGCCAAGCCTGTAATCGCAGACCAGATTGTCATTTCGGATGAGGAGTCATAG